From the Billgrantia sulfidoxydans genome, one window contains:
- a CDS encoding DUF3320 domain-containing protein codes for MTTKLELARHELLDMGLRGNPLLHVPSNKRFLEIVDERSTEVANILVEERKAMRFLALPEAYTRDEEGEDAEAEGEDAATEPLPPLEEYLEQDKGEDRFSDLYLQTRLPARELDTRLIKLENEAHTLLQEQGIEVLYLALGFLEWYEDENANTPRFAPLVLVPVELQRESARAGFTLSFTDADMGGNLALTARLKQDFRLILPDFDDATPLIDYFGRVDEMIADRPRWRVHADQIRLGLFSFGKFQMYTDLDPANWPESHALLTHPQLEKLFETGYREDAERLAASSDHDLLKAPESLHLVKDADSSQLEAILAVMEGASLVVQGPPGTGKSQTITNLVGEALARGQKVLFVAQKMAALEVVKSRLDECHLGDAVLELHSHKSNKKAVLDSLRRVFENGRPKIPDRTHEYQRLGEVRESLDAYVEDLRTPILSSQTDYVTALGRMLELQRDERLQALSRIDFEHLRNWGPQDLALGQRVMDAISDYLAEYGPPSENPFHLSRRHALSPGEEQELRKLVHRASDRLTALTDNAVALATVMQLPIPKDFDDIAILQRAGTRALQAPHLAGVRVNTEEWQARRDEVRHAIAAGQALARTRDAMQSRFIDAVYDADLLPVRTGLAGRADKWWRVFSGEYRRATGALKGYARHRLTGTPVEWLAWVDELLEAQQHRQTLKRLSLTCHTLFGAQWQGEESDWPVLAQLADWIIDLYEAIGKGELPAGLAAFLDGNPDLREHSEQVEALQAQSESVQGLLQELCHHIQWQEEALSMALGTWHRRLNEWRNTEQLYSVVRFNQLKEDLEKAGLGHLVETLAGWPHAPRVLTSWLALSYYGGLVDHAYVERPRLGRFDRLSHERLIQEFNQLDEACFRYAQESLVERLHDTLPSYHAAGEMEILRREFTKKRRHLPIRRLLREAGTVIQQAKPVFMMSPMSVAGYLAQGNLEFDLVIFDEASQIPAPEALGAILRSRQVVVVGDSKQMPPTNFFGQSVELTDEEADESATADVESILGMMKARGMPERMLRWHYRSRHHSLIAVSNAQFYDNQLLIFPSPGVHPHARGLGFRHLSDTHYDRGGSRTNGGEARAVAEAVIEHAQRHPELSLGVVAFSTAQREAILLEVERLRREHDELEEFFRHHDGADEFFIKNLENVQGDERDVIFISVGYGRTVAGRLSQNFGPLNKPGGERRLNVLISRARLAMEVFANFQADDLRVSEDSPFGVRAFQAFLKYAETGELPAYEFTAKEPDSPFEIEVMRAIQDLGYEVQPQVGSQGFYIDLAVRDPEAPGRFLLAVECDGASYHSSAVARDRDRLRQAVLEGLGWRFHRIWSTEWFRNAPAETQRLKEAIEAARRHHKALEAGRLEAAEQEAVEVTRQGIGESEVASVTLEPASANIERDAPSQELPSIPMYSPVDTSTLGLSSADWQFEEIPSHRLQEAIHQAVAHEGPMHLKMLLSRLTDATGLQRAGARIQRRVEAESRTLERQGRLHRHGEFLDTPEREVPPQRDWSNLPASQRKFELVPPSELEQAILLTVRDSFSIEPMDAMGAAINLLGFKRLTQPIRQRVEAVLHDLHERGSIQERNGRLQLAKHDETI; via the coding sequence GAGCTCGACACGCGGCTGATCAAGTTGGAGAACGAGGCCCATACCCTGCTGCAGGAGCAGGGCATCGAAGTGCTCTATCTGGCACTGGGGTTCCTGGAGTGGTACGAGGATGAAAACGCAAATACCCCACGCTTTGCGCCCTTGGTCCTTGTACCCGTGGAGCTGCAACGGGAATCTGCCCGCGCCGGTTTTACCTTGTCGTTCACCGACGCCGACATGGGCGGCAACCTGGCCTTGACCGCCCGGTTGAAGCAGGACTTCCGGCTGATCCTTCCCGACTTCGATGATGCCACACCGCTCATCGACTATTTCGGCCGTGTAGATGAGATGATTGCCGATCGCCCGCGCTGGCGAGTCCATGCCGACCAGATTCGACTGGGGCTCTTCTCGTTCGGCAAGTTCCAGATGTACACCGATCTTGACCCGGCCAATTGGCCGGAATCCCACGCTCTACTGACGCATCCCCAACTCGAAAAACTATTCGAGACGGGATACCGAGAGGATGCCGAACGCCTTGCGGCGTCTTCCGACCATGATCTGCTCAAGGCACCCGAGTCGCTACACCTGGTCAAAGATGCCGACTCCAGCCAGCTCGAGGCAATACTGGCGGTGATGGAGGGCGCCAGCCTGGTGGTACAGGGGCCGCCGGGGACCGGCAAGTCACAGACTATTACCAACCTGGTCGGCGAAGCCTTGGCGCGCGGCCAGAAGGTCCTGTTCGTGGCGCAGAAGATGGCCGCCCTGGAGGTCGTCAAATCACGCCTAGACGAATGCCATCTCGGCGATGCGGTTCTCGAGCTGCATAGCCACAAGAGCAACAAGAAGGCGGTCCTCGACTCGCTACGGCGGGTATTCGAGAATGGGCGCCCCAAGATTCCGGACCGTACCCACGAATATCAACGCCTTGGCGAGGTCCGTGAATCTCTGGATGCCTATGTGGAGGACCTCCGCACCCCTATCCTGTCCTCACAAACCGACTACGTGACCGCCCTGGGGCGAATGCTAGAGCTCCAGCGCGATGAGCGCCTGCAGGCATTGTCACGGATCGACTTTGAGCATCTTCGCAACTGGGGACCTCAGGACCTGGCCCTGGGGCAACGTGTCATGGACGCCATAAGTGACTACCTCGCAGAGTATGGTCCCCCTTCTGAAAACCCTTTCCATCTTTCCCGTCGTCATGCCTTGTCGCCGGGGGAAGAGCAGGAGCTACGCAAGCTTGTACATCGGGCATCTGATCGGCTAACGGCGCTGACCGACAACGCGGTCGCCTTGGCCACGGTCATGCAGCTTCCAATTCCCAAAGACTTTGACGACATCGCCATCCTGCAGCGTGCCGGTACACGGGCACTGCAGGCCCCCCACCTTGCCGGCGTGCGGGTCAACACCGAGGAGTGGCAGGCAAGACGGGACGAAGTACGCCATGCGATTGCCGCTGGTCAGGCTCTGGCGCGTACGCGTGATGCCATGCAGTCACGCTTCATTGACGCCGTGTATGACGCCGACCTGCTGCCGGTCCGTACGGGTCTCGCTGGGCGAGCCGACAAGTGGTGGCGGGTCTTTTCAGGCGAGTACCGACGGGCTACGGGAGCCCTGAAAGGTTACGCCCGTCATCGGCTGACGGGGACTCCGGTGGAGTGGCTAGCCTGGGTGGACGAGCTGCTGGAAGCCCAGCAGCACCGTCAGACCCTGAAGCGTCTCTCACTGACCTGCCATACCTTGTTCGGCGCACAGTGGCAGGGCGAGGAGAGCGACTGGCCCGTTCTCGCGCAGCTCGCCGACTGGATCATTGATCTGTACGAGGCAATCGGAAAAGGCGAGCTGCCGGCGGGGCTGGCGGCCTTTCTGGATGGCAACCCCGATCTTCGCGAACACAGCGAGCAGGTCGAGGCCCTGCAGGCCCAATCCGAGAGTGTCCAGGGATTACTCCAGGAATTGTGCCATCATATCCAATGGCAGGAGGAGGCATTGTCGATGGCTCTGGGCACCTGGCATCGCCGCTTGAACGAATGGCGAAATACCGAGCAGCTGTACTCGGTGGTGCGTTTCAATCAACTCAAAGAAGACCTCGAGAAAGCCGGGCTGGGGCACCTGGTCGAGACTCTGGCCGGCTGGCCGCACGCTCCACGTGTGCTCACCTCTTGGCTGGCGCTGAGCTACTACGGCGGCCTAGTCGATCATGCCTATGTCGAACGCCCGCGCCTTGGGCGCTTCGATCGACTGAGCCATGAACGCCTAATCCAGGAGTTCAATCAGTTGGACGAAGCCTGCTTTCGCTATGCGCAGGAATCGCTGGTCGAGCGATTGCACGATACCCTTCCGTCCTACCATGCGGCCGGAGAGATGGAAATACTACGCCGGGAATTCACCAAGAAGCGACGTCACCTGCCGATTAGGCGCTTATTGCGTGAGGCTGGCACGGTCATCCAGCAGGCCAAGCCCGTCTTCATGATGAGTCCGATGTCGGTAGCCGGTTACCTCGCCCAAGGCAACCTTGAATTCGACCTCGTGATCTTCGACGAGGCCAGCCAGATCCCAGCCCCTGAAGCTTTGGGGGCAATCCTGCGTAGTCGACAGGTGGTGGTGGTTGGTGACAGCAAGCAGATGCCACCTACTAATTTCTTTGGGCAGTCGGTAGAGCTCACCGACGAGGAGGCTGACGAGAGCGCTACCGCCGATGTTGAGAGCATTCTTGGCATGATGAAGGCCCGCGGCATGCCGGAACGTATGCTGCGCTGGCATTATCGCAGCCGACATCATTCGCTCATCGCGGTCTCCAATGCGCAATTCTATGATAACCAGTTGCTGATCTTTCCCAGCCCCGGCGTGCACCCTCATGCCCGCGGGCTAGGATTCCGCCACCTATCTGATACTCATTATGATCGTGGCGGGTCGCGTACCAACGGGGGCGAGGCCAGGGCAGTGGCCGAGGCTGTCATTGAGCATGCGCAGCGTCATCCTGAGTTGTCGCTAGGCGTTGTGGCCTTCAGCACCGCTCAGCGCGAGGCCATCCTGCTCGAGGTAGAGCGCTTACGGCGCGAGCATGATGAGTTAGAGGAATTCTTCCGTCATCACGATGGCGCAGACGAGTTTTTCATCAAGAACCTAGAGAACGTTCAGGGCGATGAGCGCGACGTAATCTTCATTAGTGTTGGCTATGGACGCACCGTGGCGGGCCGCCTGAGCCAGAACTTCGGCCCTCTCAACAAGCCTGGCGGTGAGCGAAGACTCAACGTGTTGATCTCCCGTGCGCGTCTGGCTATGGAAGTATTCGCCAACTTCCAAGCTGATGATCTCCGTGTGTCCGAGGATTCCCCTTTTGGTGTGCGTGCCTTCCAGGCATTCCTGAAGTACGCCGAGACGGGTGAGCTGCCAGCCTATGAATTTACCGCTAAGGAGCCAGATTCCCCCTTCGAAATCGAGGTCATGCGCGCCATCCAGGATCTGGGCTATGAAGTGCAGCCCCAAGTCGGCAGCCAAGGATTCTATATCGACCTGGCGGTAAGGGACCCGGAAGCGCCGGGCCGTTTCCTGCTGGCTGTGGAATGCGACGGCGCCAGCTATCATAGCAGTGCGGTGGCCAGGGATCGCGACCGGCTGCGACAAGCGGTTCTGGAGGGTCTTGGCTGGCGATTCCATAGGATTTGGAGCACAGAATGGTTCCGAAACGCGCCGGCCGAGACGCAGCGCCTGAAGGAGGCGATCGAAGCTGCCCGCCGCCACCACAAGGCTCTTGAAGCGGGGCGGCTGGAGGCAGCCGAGCAGGAAGCTGTAGAGGTCACCCGCCAAGGCATAGGAGAGTCAGAGGTCGCAAGCGTAACTTTGGAGCCGGCCTCGGCCAACATCGAGAGAGATGCGCCCTCACAAGAGCTGCCCAGCATCCCGATGTACTCTCCTGTAGACACGAGTACATTAGGGCTTTCATCAGCCGATTGGCAGTTTGAAGAGATCCCGAGCCATAGACTTCAGGAAGCCATTCACCAGGCAGTCGCTCATGAAGGGCCAATGCACCTCAAGATGCTGTTATCACGGCTGACCGATGCCACTGGGTTGCAACGCGCCGGCGCACGTATCCAACGGCGTGTTGAAGCCGAGAGCCGTACCCTGGAGCGCCAGGGACGCCTGCACCGTCACGGCGAATTTCTGGATACCCCGGAGCGGGAGGTGCCGCCCCAGCGTGACTGGAGCAACCTACCAGCCAGCCAGCGCAAGTTCGAGCTAGTGCCACCTAGCGAACTGGAGCAAGCCATCCTGCTCACAGTAAGAGACAGTTTCTCGATCGAGCCAATGGATGCCATGGGGGCCGCTATCAACCTGCTCGGCTTCAAACGCCTGACCCAGCCGATCCGCCAGCGGGTCGAAGCAGTACTCCATGACCTGCACGAACGTGGTTCGATCCAGGAACGCAACGGGCGATTACAGTTGGCCAAGCACGACGAGACGATATGA
- a CDS encoding ExeM/NucH family extracellular endonuclease — translation MTFAAPPRTPGTRRHPGVTRQAGPLTLLLALLLAAPAAASCPDPSSTDLAAIKGIGERTALPADREVIVDGVVTGEFLGRERLNGFYLQQATKHGPVGLFVYMPGATPSDGALIAPGTHLQLHARTGEYRGQIQLQRVERIETCAHDQLPEPLAVDWPLSEEQLSRKEGLLLTFPQALTVTGNDELARYGSLRLAATRLFRPTNTPGETQQRDTLALDDGSYRTFPDPIPYLDANGTRRVGSTVEGLTGILTHAFDAYRLHPTLEPRFEDANPRPGPLPAPGARLRVATFNVENYFISLGQRGAANATELERQRAKLAAAVEGLQADILALVEVENDPRALADLVEQLGERTGIRYRAVDGNADRGSDAIKLALLYRPDRLEAMSELYTDNDPAHHRPPLAAFFRSMDGGPAFGVVTAHFKSKSGCPPRGDVDRGQGCWNQRRVEQSEAMSAFLARLAEAEGHERLLLTGDLNAYGAEDPVRTLAHAGLVDLIARELPPERRYSYVFRGESGYLDHALASPELAAAVEEVRPWPINADEPAFLGYDGPDNAAPHFRPDSFRSSDHDPIAVDLEWR, via the coding sequence ATGACCTTCGCCGCCCCGCCGCGCACTCCCGGCACGCGCCGACACCCTGGCGTGACCCGCCAGGCAGGCCCACTGACCCTGCTGCTGGCGCTGCTGCTGGCCGCACCGGCGGCAGCCAGTTGCCCCGATCCCTCCAGCACCGACCTCGCCGCCATCAAGGGTATTGGTGAACGCACGGCCCTGCCCGCCGACCGTGAGGTGATCGTCGACGGCGTGGTGACCGGCGAGTTTCTCGGCCGCGAACGGCTGAACGGTTTCTACTTGCAGCAGGCAACGAAGCATGGCCCCGTTGGCCTGTTCGTCTATATGCCTGGCGCCACGCCGAGCGACGGGGCGCTCATCGCTCCCGGCACACACCTGCAACTCCACGCCCGCACCGGCGAGTACCGCGGCCAGATCCAACTGCAGCGGGTCGAGCGGATAGAGACCTGTGCCCACGACCAACTGCCCGAGCCGCTTGCGGTCGACTGGCCGCTCAGCGAGGAGCAGCTGTCACGCAAGGAGGGACTGCTTCTGACGTTTCCGCAGGCGCTGACCGTCACCGGCAACGACGAGCTGGCCCGCTACGGCTCCCTGAGGCTGGCCGCCACCCGCCTGTTTCGGCCCACGAACACACCCGGCGAGACCCAGCAGCGGGATACCCTCGCGCTGGACGACGGCAGCTACCGCACCTTTCCGGACCCAATTCCCTACCTGGATGCCAATGGCACTCGCCGTGTCGGCAGCACCGTTGAGGGGCTGACCGGGATACTGACTCACGCCTTCGACGCCTACCGCCTGCACCCGACCCTAGAGCCGCGCTTCGAGGACGCCAACCCGCGCCCGGGGCCGCTGCCGGCGCCGGGAGCGCGGCTACGGGTGGCGACCTTCAACGTCGAGAACTATTTCATCAGCCTGGGCCAGCGCGGTGCTGCCAACGCTACCGAGCTGGAGCGCCAGCGGGCCAAGCTCGCCGCTGCGGTCGAGGGCCTGCAGGCCGACATCCTGGCCCTGGTGGAGGTCGAGAACGACCCGCGCGCCCTGGCCGACCTGGTCGAGCAGCTCGGCGAACGGACCGGCATCCGCTATCGTGCGGTGGACGGTAACGCCGACCGCGGCAGCGATGCCATCAAGCTCGCCCTGCTCTACCGGCCGGACCGGTTAGAGGCCATGAGCGAGCTCTATACCGACAACGACCCCGCCCATCACCGCCCGCCGCTGGCGGCCTTCTTCCGCAGCATGGACGGCGGCCCGGCCTTCGGCGTCGTTACCGCCCACTTCAAGTCCAAGTCCGGCTGCCCGCCCCGGGGCGATGTCGACCGCGGCCAGGGCTGCTGGAACCAGCGCCGGGTGGAACAATCCGAGGCCATGAGTGCCTTCCTCGCCCGCCTGGCGGAAGCCGAGGGGCACGAACGCCTACTGCTGACCGGCGACCTCAACGCCTACGGCGCCGAAGACCCGGTCCGCACCCTGGCCCACGCGGGCCTGGTCGACCTGATAGCCCGCGAGCTGCCGCCAGAGCGCCGCTACAGCTACGTGTTCCGTGGTGAGTCGGGCTATCTCGACCATGCCCTGGCAAGCCCCGAGCTGGCCGCGGCAGTGGAAGAAGTGCGCCCGTGGCCCATCAATGCCGACGAGCCCGCATTCCTCGGCTACGACGGGCCGGACAACGCAGCGCCCCACTTCCGTCCCGACTCCTTCCGCTCCTCGGACCATGATCCCATCGCGGTGGACCTGGAGTGGCGTTAG
- a CDS encoding AzlD domain-containing protein: MSSALWIAVLASALGTLLIRLLPLLWMQRRLERQGGDDGLEAMPQWLSLLGPLMIAALFGVSLMPVTPGATSWLATAIGVLATLAVWWYKRTLGWPVAAGVAAYGVVLMLLG; the protein is encoded by the coding sequence ATGAGTAGCGCCCTGTGGATCGCCGTCCTGGCCTCGGCGCTGGGTACCCTGTTGATACGCCTGCTGCCACTGCTGTGGATGCAGCGCCGTCTCGAGCGCCAGGGCGGCGACGACGGCCTCGAGGCCATGCCCCAATGGCTGAGCCTGCTCGGCCCACTGATGATCGCCGCCCTCTTCGGTGTGTCGCTGATGCCGGTGACGCCCGGCGCCACCTCCTGGCTGGCCACCGCCATCGGCGTACTGGCGACCCTGGCCGTGTGGTGGTACAAGCGCACCCTGGGCTGGCCGGTGGCCGCGGGCGTGGCCGCCTATGGCGTGGTGCTGATGCTGCTCGGGTGA
- a CDS encoding AzlC family ABC transporter permease — MSLQAASSPTRPWLTGMSEAIPLLGGYVPVAISFGLIATQAGFSAWEAVAISTLIYAGASQFLFVGMVAAGAPLWLVVAMTLLINLRHVVYAPNLAPWLTPSRLWPWLMHGLTDQIFALAHARLPQLPAAQRLGWYTGAALLAWLSWIGGTALGALAGGELVARWALMGEILPFALPALFLVLVAPRFTSRRWSLALSLTILSALLLTFLGLTNVAIPLAAVCGALCFQLVKFGHGEKTEHAAQGERHE; from the coding sequence ATGAGCCTGCAAGCCGCCTCTTCGCCCACCCGCCCCTGGCTGACCGGCATGAGCGAGGCCATCCCGCTGCTCGGCGGCTATGTCCCGGTGGCCATCTCCTTCGGCCTGATCGCGACCCAGGCCGGCTTCAGCGCCTGGGAAGCCGTGGCGATTTCGACGCTGATCTATGCCGGTGCCTCGCAGTTCCTGTTCGTCGGCATGGTGGCCGCCGGCGCGCCGCTATGGCTGGTGGTGGCCATGACCCTGCTGATCAACCTGCGCCATGTGGTCTACGCCCCCAACCTGGCCCCCTGGCTGACGCCCAGCCGCCTGTGGCCCTGGCTGATGCACGGCCTCACCGACCAGATCTTCGCCCTGGCCCATGCCCGCCTGCCGCAACTGCCCGCCGCCCAGCGCCTTGGCTGGTACACCGGCGCCGCCCTGCTGGCCTGGCTCAGTTGGATCGGCGGCACGGCGCTGGGCGCCCTGGCCGGCGGTGAACTGGTCGCCCGCTGGGCCCTGATGGGTGAGATCCTGCCCTTCGCCCTGCCCGCGCTCTTCCTGGTCCTGGTGGCGCCGCGCTTCACCTCGCGGCGCTGGAGCCTGGCCCTGAGCCTGACCATCCTCAGCGCCCTGCTGCTGACGTTCCTCGGCCTGACCAACGTGGCGATTCCCCTCGCCGCCGTCTGTGGCGCGCTGTGCTTCCAGCTCGTCAAGTTCGGCCACGGCGAAAAAACAGAGCACGCAGCGCAAGGAGAGCGGCATGAGTAG
- a CDS encoding helix-turn-helix domain-containing protein, whose protein sequence is MDKLSLGTLGRHLQDLRQAQGWSLSQLAAAAGIAKSNLCRLEQGNGNPTLDTIWRLAVQLKVPFGTLVAPIAVPLGEDGVEVRLLDQGKDRPQVDAYWMRCAPHTLRLAEPHTPGARESLTLISGTLEAGPEGETRTLSAGETFTFAADRPHLYRTGDTWATLLLSVVYHEESTS, encoded by the coding sequence TTGGACAAGCTCTCGCTCGGCACCCTGGGCCGCCATCTTCAGGACCTGCGCCAGGCGCAAGGTTGGTCGCTGTCGCAATTGGCCGCCGCCGCCGGCATCGCCAAGTCGAACCTGTGCCGCCTCGAGCAGGGCAACGGCAACCCCACCCTGGATACCATCTGGCGCCTGGCGGTGCAGTTGAAGGTGCCCTTCGGCACCCTGGTGGCGCCCATCGCCGTGCCCCTGGGCGAGGATGGCGTGGAGGTCCGCCTGCTCGACCAGGGCAAGGATCGCCCTCAGGTCGACGCCTACTGGATGCGCTGCGCGCCGCATACCCTGCGTCTTGCCGAGCCCCACACCCCCGGTGCCCGGGAGTCGCTGACCCTGATCAGCGGCACGCTGGAGGCCGGCCCGGAAGGCGAGACCCGCACCCTGTCGGCCGGCGAGACTTTCACCTTCGCCGCGGACCGCCCCCACCTCTACCGCACCGGAGACACCTGGGCCACGCTGCTGCTCAGCGTCGTCTACCACGAGGAATCCACGTCATGA
- a CDS encoding TonB-dependent receptor family protein yields MTDSRFVSSSRAGFSRRTPLAAAVGLASALVGAGALAQDAAELDTLVVQGDWLGNPTEDAVRVYPGARTVIEPEQLHDSGALNLEDAMRSVPGVQVLDETGTGVLPNIGLRGLNPLRSERLKMMLDGYPIAIGPYSNVGVSLFPVTLQSIDTIDVVRGGAAVHYGPNNVGGVVNFLTKPIPGEVTQTLSERVTIAEETGNVFHDTYYRVGGFVSNDLALQFQANLQGGEGFREHADTDVQNFQLDAEYYIDDRHTLDASLQYYEVDADLPGALSPQAYERDRTDSQRPYEAYEADMLRGTLAWTFNPSDDVEFTWRNFAHRADRTFFFGQDLVSGGAWSDPEAESSHVADSPRIFRVWGTEPRLTVREGIHTVTLGARYVNEDVDFDVNRRNLSDDSYTEVRRWDLETDAVALYASDTLSLMDGRLEITPGVRYEDVRMDFRDEVNDTASTNDTDEILPGLTVGFAATDELFLFANAQKSLVPVQIAQATLEGDVANETAWNYELGARVDVTPRLTTSATLFRIDYEDQIQFNKAGDRFVNLGETRHQGIELGTDWQATDRLSLGLGYTYLATEQLTGDNAGNDLPNAPRHHVSANARYEMEQWLASVSVNRVSESYSDALNTRDETVNGDAGELPAYTLVNARIGRDFRLDADTTLNLGLAATNLLDDDAYFRGTDVSPVGRVPMPGRAYMLEARLEF; encoded by the coding sequence ATGACAGACTCCCGCTTCGTCAGCTCCTCCCGCGCAGGCTTTTCCCGCAGGACTCCCCTTGCCGCCGCCGTTGGCCTTGCCTCCGCCCTGGTCGGCGCCGGCGCCCTGGCCCAGGATGCCGCCGAGCTCGACACGCTGGTCGTCCAGGGCGACTGGCTCGGCAACCCCACCGAAGACGCAGTGCGCGTCTACCCAGGTGCCCGCACCGTCATCGAACCGGAACAACTTCACGACAGCGGCGCCCTGAACCTCGAGGACGCGATGCGCTCGGTGCCTGGCGTTCAGGTACTCGACGAGACCGGCACCGGCGTGCTGCCCAACATCGGCCTGCGCGGCCTCAATCCGCTGCGCAGCGAGCGTCTCAAGATGATGCTGGACGGCTACCCGATCGCCATCGGCCCCTACAGCAACGTGGGGGTCTCGCTGTTCCCGGTGACGCTGCAGAGCATCGACACCATCGACGTGGTGCGGGGCGGGGCGGCGGTCCACTACGGCCCCAACAACGTCGGCGGGGTGGTCAACTTCCTGACCAAGCCGATCCCAGGGGAAGTCACGCAGACCCTGTCGGAGCGGGTGACCATTGCCGAGGAGACCGGCAACGTCTTCCATGACACCTATTACCGCGTCGGCGGCTTCGTCAGCAACGACCTGGCGCTGCAGTTCCAGGCCAACCTCCAGGGTGGCGAAGGCTTCCGCGAGCACGCCGATACCGACGTCCAGAACTTCCAGCTCGACGCCGAGTACTACATCGACGACCGCCACACGCTGGACGCGAGCCTGCAGTACTACGAGGTGGACGCCGACCTGCCCGGCGCGCTCAGCCCCCAGGCCTATGAGCGCGACCGCACCGACTCCCAGCGCCCCTACGAAGCCTATGAAGCGGACATGCTGCGCGGCACGCTGGCGTGGACGTTCAACCCCAGCGACGACGTCGAGTTCACCTGGCGCAACTTCGCCCACCGCGCGGATCGCACCTTCTTCTTCGGTCAGGACCTGGTCAGCGGCGGCGCCTGGTCCGACCCCGAGGCCGAATCGAGCCACGTGGCCGATTCACCGCGGATCTTCCGCGTCTGGGGCACCGAGCCGCGCCTGACCGTGCGCGAGGGCATCCACACCGTAACCCTGGGCGCCCGCTACGTGAACGAGGACGTCGATTTCGACGTCAATCGCCGCAACCTGAGCGACGACAGCTACACCGAGGTGCGCCGCTGGGACCTGGAAACCGACGCCGTGGCGCTCTACGCCAGCGATACCCTGAGCCTGATGGATGGCCGTCTGGAGATCACCCCCGGGGTACGCTACGAAGACGTGCGCATGGACTTCCGGGACGAAGTGAACGATACCGCCTCGACCAACGATACCGACGAGATCCTGCCGGGCCTGACGGTGGGCTTCGCCGCCACCGACGAGCTCTTCCTGTTCGCCAACGCCCAGAAATCGCTGGTGCCGGTGCAGATCGCCCAGGCCACGCTGGAGGGCGACGTGGCCAACGAGACCGCCTGGAACTACGAGCTGGGTGCACGCGTCGACGTGACGCCGCGCCTGACCACCTCGGCGACCCTGTTCCGCATCGATTACGAAGACCAGATCCAGTTCAACAAGGCAGGCGATCGCTTCGTCAACCTGGGTGAGACACGCCACCAGGGGATCGAGCTGGGTACCGACTGGCAGGCCACCGACCGCCTGTCGCTGGGCCTTGGCTACACCTACCTCGCGACCGAGCAGCTCACCGGGGACAACGCCGGCAACGATCTGCCCAACGCGCCGAGGCACCACGTCAGCGCCAATGCCCGCTACGAGATGGAGCAGTGGCTGGCGAGCGTGAGCGTCAACCGGGTCAGCGAGAGCTACAGCGACGCCCTCAATACCCGGGACGAAACCGTCAACGGCGATGCCGGCGAGCTGCCCGCCTACACCCTGGTCAACGCCCGCATCGGTCGCGATTTCCGCCTGGATGCCGACACCACCCTGAACCTGGGCCTCGCGGCCACCAACCTGCTCGATGACGACGCCTACTTCCGCGGCACCGACGTCAGTCCGGTGGGCCGTGTCCCGATGCCGGGGCGCGCCTACATGCTGGAGGCCCGCCTCGAGTTCTGA